In Thermus filiformis, one DNA window encodes the following:
- a CDS encoding IS630 family transposase (programmed frameshift), protein MAAPLRIQLTPEEDRLLLELSLNPHVHKKTRLWAMMVRLAGEGWAAPQIARHFHKDRTTVYHVLKRFLRSGPKGLVYRKPPGAPRKFTPEIAAFVRERLAEDRVWTAPQLAQAIAERFGGCLAPKVISRHLRAMGYVWKRTRYVPVGKPSAEEVQAFIEEEEEAKKGAREGVMEVGYLDESGFSLALPPTYAWCRRGEAKAVPRAWGSLGRVNVVGHLVRGKEGERLYFAVLEGPVRSEGVRAYLDRVSEALTKPLKVFMDNAPFHRSKEVEARKGAWRERGLAVGYLPRYSPHRNPMENVWRRVKGFLMPRRHYESLEELKEAVVQALRALGGVELKILGEST, encoded by the exons ATGGCAGCCCCTCTTCGGATTCAGCTGACCCCGGAGGAGGACCGGCTTCTGCTGGAGCTCTCCCTGAACCCGCATGTCCACAAGAAGACCCGCCTTTGGGCCATGATGGTCCGCCTGGCGGGCGAAGGCTGGGCCGCCCCCCAGATCGCCCGGCACTTCCACAAGGACCGCACCACCGTCTATCACGTTCTAAAGCGCTTCCTAAGGTCCGGCCCAAAGGGCCTCGTCTACCGGAAACCCCCGGGAGCACCCAGGAAATTCACCCCGGAGATAGCGGCCTTTGTGCGGGAGAGGCTGGCCGAGGACCGGGTCTGGACCGCCCCTCAGCTGGCGCAGGCCATAGCGGAGCGGTTTGGGGGCTGCCTGGCCCCCAAGGTCATCTCCCGGCACCTCAGGGCCATGGGGTACGTCTGGAAGCGGACGCGGTACGTGCCCGTAGGGAAGCCCAGCGCGGAGGAGGTTCAGGCCTTTATAGAGGAGGAAGAGGAAGCCA AAAAGGGGGCGCGGGAAGGGGTGATGGAGGTGGGGTACTTGGATGAGAGCGGGTTTTCCCTGGCCCTTCCCCCCACCTATGCCTGGTGTCGGAGAGGGGAGGCAAAGGCGGTGCCCCGGGCCTGGGGTTCTTTGGGTCGGGTGAACGTGGTGGGGCATCTGGTGCGGGGGAAGGAGGGGGAGCGGCTGTACTTTGCCGTTTTGGAGGGGCCGGTGCGGTCGGAGGGGGTGCGGGCCTATTTGGACAGGGTCTCTGAGGCTCTGACCAAGCCTCTGAAGGTATTCATGGACAACGCACCGTTCCACCGGTCCAAGGAGGTGGAGGCCAGGAAGGGGGCGTGGCGGGAGAGGGGGCTTGCGGTGGGGTACCTGCCCCGGTACAGCCCCCATCGGAACCCCATGGAGAACGTCTGGCGGCGGGTGAAGGGGTTTCTGATGCCCCGGCGGCACTACGAGAGCCTTGAGGAGCTCAAGGAGGCGGTGGTCCAGGCCCTCAGGGCCCTAGGGGGTGTGGAGTTGAAAATCTTGGGGGAGAGCACTTAG
- a CDS encoding TrmH family RNA methyltransferase, whose amino-acid sequence MRIESPKNPRVKALAALKERKERERTGLFLVEGPREVRRALEAGLRPEVLVLGPRAAPEERALAEGAKEVLELSQAALERVSSRENPAQVLAAFPIPRKDPGALRLPQDPLVLAVVGVEKPGNLGAILRAADGAGADLVLVSEGVDLFSPQVVRNSTGALFRLPVLSLSEEDMDRFLREQGLLLVAATPEGERLYWEGDYRGGVAFLLGAEDKGLPEAWKRRAQVRVRIPMRGVADSLNVAVSAALLLYEALRQRS is encoded by the coding sequence GTGCGGATTGAAAGCCCCAAGAACCCCCGGGTGAAGGCCCTGGCCGCCCTGAAGGAGCGCAAGGAGAGGGAGCGGACGGGCCTCTTCCTGGTGGAGGGCCCAAGGGAGGTCCGGCGGGCCCTGGAGGCGGGGCTCAGGCCCGAGGTCCTGGTCCTGGGCCCCCGGGCCGCGCCGGAGGAGCGGGCCCTGGCCGAGGGGGCGAAGGAGGTCCTGGAGCTCTCCCAGGCGGCTTTGGAGCGGGTCTCGAGCCGGGAGAACCCGGCCCAGGTCCTGGCCGCCTTCCCCATCCCCCGGAAGGACCCCGGCGCCCTGCGCCTGCCCCAGGACCCCCTGGTCCTGGCCGTGGTGGGGGTGGAGAAGCCCGGGAACCTGGGGGCCATCCTGCGGGCGGCGGACGGGGCGGGGGCGGACCTGGTCCTGGTCTCGGAGGGGGTGGACCTCTTTAGCCCCCAGGTGGTGCGCAACTCCACCGGGGCCCTTTTCCGCCTCCCGGTCCTTTCCCTCTCGGAGGAGGACATGGACCGCTTCCTAAGGGAGCAGGGCCTCCTCCTGGTGGCGGCTACCCCCGAGGGGGAAAGGCTCTACTGGGAGGGGGACTACCGGGGAGGGGTGGCCTTCCTCCTCGGGGCGGAGGACAAAGGTCTCCCCGAGGCTTGGAAGAGGCGGGCTCAGGTGCGGGTGCGGATCCCCATGCGGGGGGTGGCGGACAGCCTCAACGTGGCCGTCTCCGCCGCCCTCCTCCTCTACGAGGCCCTAAGGCAGCGGTCCTAA
- a CDS encoding GNAT family N-acetyltransferase: MGYVPPPLPQHGLEEGPILLKDGRTALLRRARPEDRPLFLDFLSRLSEETLRMRFFSPTSPETAADLLLSQKPEEEKVTLIVLAGDPPRIVATGEYVREKGKDTAEVAFLVDDAFQGKGLGTLLLERLALLAAKRGVRRFQAYTLAENKPMLSVFQESGFEVRAYREGGEVEVEFEIVPSEKAVERFEWREKVATLASLHPFFFPRGVAVVGASRDPQSVGYRVLENLVMGRLQGPVYPVNPEAERRDGVLYVGPLLAYESVNQIPGPVDLAVIAVPKEKVAGALEACGRRGVRAAVVLTTGFSEREARALADLARRYGMRLLGPGSLGLAHTHPGVRLAAGLVPLPREGGLALSSQSGTLARAVIAYAEGMGLGISSFASLGAKADVSSNDLLQFWEEDERTRVILLYLESFGNPRRFSRLARRIGKKKPILAVHPSRDPVVRALFAQAGVVRANSLEEAFDVAALLALGRLPQNPRVRLIANASGPSNLALEALKEGGMEVEQVDLGSTARAEDFQKALEEALASEAGSVFLLYVPMGFAEKEAVLAPLRAAQTDKLLLASVMGEAGVRARLSGGVAVYRFPESAAIALARTWAYKVWREEPLVFPDFPDLDLEGARRLLEGKTRLSEEEKARLLQAFGLPLGEEGGLELGLEVRPHPLFGPVFRLLLPTPLGPQVLGERLSPLTLKDAEELLRPLEGHLELGPYREVLLRLSRLVEELPRVESLALTLRGARVAQAEVVLRAD; this comes from the coding sequence ATGGGCTACGTTCCCCCGCCCCTCCCCCAGCATGGCCTCGAGGAGGGGCCCATCCTCCTCAAGGACGGCCGGACGGCCCTGTTGCGCCGGGCCCGGCCGGAGGACCGGCCCCTCTTCCTGGACTTCCTCTCCCGGCTCTCGGAGGAGACGCTGAGGATGCGCTTCTTCTCCCCCACCAGCCCCGAGACCGCGGCCGACCTCCTCCTCTCCCAGAAGCCCGAGGAGGAGAAGGTCACCCTGATCGTCCTGGCCGGGGACCCGCCCCGGATCGTGGCCACCGGGGAGTACGTGCGGGAGAAGGGCAAGGACACGGCGGAGGTGGCCTTCCTGGTGGACGACGCCTTCCAGGGCAAGGGGCTCGGGACCCTGCTTCTGGAAAGGCTCGCCCTGCTGGCGGCCAAGCGGGGGGTGCGCCGCTTCCAGGCCTACACCCTGGCGGAGAACAAACCGATGCTCTCCGTCTTCCAGGAGAGCGGGTTTGAGGTCCGGGCCTACCGGGAAGGGGGGGAGGTGGAGGTGGAGTTTGAGATCGTCCCCAGCGAGAAGGCGGTGGAGCGGTTTGAGTGGCGGGAGAAGGTGGCCACCTTAGCCAGCCTCCACCCCTTCTTCTTCCCCCGGGGGGTGGCGGTAGTGGGGGCGAGCCGGGACCCACAGAGCGTGGGGTACCGGGTGCTGGAGAACCTGGTCATGGGGCGGCTCCAGGGCCCGGTCTACCCGGTGAACCCCGAGGCCGAGCGCCGGGACGGGGTCCTCTACGTGGGCCCTCTTCTGGCCTACGAGTCGGTGAACCAGATCCCGGGGCCGGTGGACCTGGCGGTGATCGCGGTGCCCAAGGAGAAGGTGGCGGGCGCCCTCGAGGCCTGCGGGCGGCGGGGGGTGCGGGCGGCGGTGGTCCTGACCACCGGCTTCAGCGAGCGGGAAGCCCGGGCCCTGGCCGACCTGGCCCGCCGCTACGGGATGCGGCTTCTGGGGCCGGGCTCCTTGGGGCTGGCCCACACCCACCCCGGGGTCCGGCTGGCGGCGGGCCTGGTCCCCCTGCCCCGGGAGGGGGGGCTGGCCCTCTCCAGCCAATCCGGCACCCTGGCCCGGGCGGTCATCGCCTACGCGGAAGGGATGGGCCTGGGAATCTCCTCCTTCGCCTCCTTGGGGGCCAAGGCCGACGTCTCCTCCAACGACCTCCTCCAGTTCTGGGAGGAGGACGAGAGGACCCGGGTGATCCTCCTCTACCTGGAAAGCTTCGGCAACCCCCGCCGCTTCTCCCGCCTGGCCCGCAGGATCGGGAAGAAGAAGCCCATCCTGGCCGTCCACCCCTCCCGCGACCCGGTGGTCCGGGCCCTCTTCGCCCAGGCGGGGGTGGTCCGGGCCAACAGCCTGGAGGAGGCCTTTGACGTGGCCGCCCTCCTGGCCCTGGGCCGCCTGCCCCAAAACCCCCGGGTGCGGCTCATCGCCAATGCCTCCGGCCCCAGCAACCTGGCCCTCGAGGCCCTGAAGGAAGGGGGGATGGAGGTGGAGCAGGTGGACCTGGGCTCCACCGCCCGGGCGGAGGACTTCCAGAAGGCGCTGGAGGAGGCCCTGGCCTCGGAGGCGGGGAGCGTCTTCCTCCTCTACGTGCCCATGGGCTTCGCGGAAAAGGAGGCGGTCCTGGCCCCCTTGAGGGCGGCCCAGACGGACAAGCTCCTCCTGGCCTCGGTGATGGGGGAGGCCGGGGTGCGGGCGCGGCTTTCGGGCGGGGTCGCTGTCTACCGCTTCCCCGAGTCGGCGGCCATCGCCCTGGCCCGCACCTGGGCCTACAAGGTGTGGCGGGAGGAGCCCCTGGTCTTCCCCGACTTCCCCGATCTGGACCTGGAAGGGGCGAGGCGGCTTCTGGAAGGGAAGACCCGCCTGAGTGAGGAGGAGAAGGCCCGGCTCCTCCAGGCCTTCGGCCTCCCCCTGGGGGAGGAGGGCGGGCTGGAGCTGGGGCTGGAGGTCCGTCCCCACCCCCTCTTCGGCCCCGTCTTCCGGCTCCTCCTGCCCACGCCCCTGGGGCCCCAGGTCCTGGGGGAGAGGCTCTCCCCCCTCACCCTCAAGGACGCCGAGGAGCTCCTCAGGCCCCTGGAGGGGCACCTGGAGCTAGGCCCCTACCGGGAGGTCCTCTTGCGGCTTTCCCGCTTGGTGGAGGAGCTCCCCCGGGTGGAGTCCTTAGCGCTCACCCTCCGGGGCGCTCGGGTGGCCCAGGCGGAGGTGGTCCTGCGTGCGGATTGA
- the pckA gene encoding phosphoenolpyruvate carboxykinase (ATP) produces MRNLKSLGIEPKASVHWNTPSPVLVEKTLLRGEGLLAHKGPLVVDTTPYTGRSPRDKYVVEEPEVRDEIWWGEVNQPFSPEAFSALVARVTAYLSERELFVQDVYAGADKRYRLPVRVVTESPWHALFARNMFLSPRHFKDEDEVEAFVPGFTVVHAPNFLAEPERDGTRSEVFVGISFGRRLILIVGTRYAGEIKKSVFTVMNYLMPKQGVFPMHCSANVGQGGDVAIFFGLSGTGKTTLSTDPERPLIGDDEHGWSEEGVFNFEGGCYAKVIRLSPEQEPLIYRASNQFESILENVVVNPESRRVEWDDDSKTENTRSSYPLAHLENVVESGTAGHPRNIFFLSADAYGVLPPIAKLSPEQAMYYFLSGYTARVAGTERGVTEPKATFSACFGAPFLPLHPGVYARMLGEKIQRHAPSVWLVNTGWTGGPYGVGRRFPLPVTRALLQAALSGELEKAEFRQDPIFGFLVPTSVPGVPSELLFPRDTWADKAAYDEQARRLARMFEENFQKFAEGVDEAVRRAGPRVL; encoded by the coding sequence ATGAGGAACCTCAAAAGCCTTGGTATAGAGCCCAAAGCCTCGGTCCACTGGAACACCCCCTCGCCCGTCCTGGTGGAGAAGACCCTCCTGCGGGGGGAGGGCCTTTTGGCCCACAAGGGGCCCCTGGTGGTGGACACCACCCCCTACACCGGGAGAAGCCCCCGGGACAAGTACGTGGTGGAGGAGCCCGAGGTACGGGACGAGATCTGGTGGGGGGAGGTCAACCAGCCCTTTTCCCCGGAGGCCTTCTCCGCTCTTGTGGCGCGGGTGACCGCCTACCTCTCCGAGCGGGAGCTCTTCGTCCAGGACGTGTACGCGGGGGCGGACAAGCGCTACCGTCTGCCGGTCCGGGTGGTCACGGAAAGCCCCTGGCACGCCCTCTTCGCCCGCAACATGTTCCTCTCCCCCCGCCACTTCAAGGACGAGGACGAGGTGGAAGCCTTCGTTCCCGGTTTCACCGTGGTCCACGCCCCCAACTTCTTGGCCGAGCCCGAGCGGGACGGGACCCGGAGCGAGGTCTTCGTGGGCATCAGCTTCGGTAGGCGCCTGATCCTCATCGTGGGGACCCGGTACGCGGGGGAGATCAAGAAGAGCGTCTTCACCGTGATGAACTACCTCATGCCCAAGCAGGGCGTCTTCCCCATGCACTGCTCGGCCAACGTGGGCCAGGGGGGGGACGTGGCCATCTTCTTCGGCCTTTCCGGCACCGGCAAGACCACCCTCTCCACCGACCCCGAGCGCCCCCTCATCGGCGACGACGAGCACGGCTGGAGCGAGGAGGGGGTCTTCAACTTTGAGGGGGGGTGCTATGCCAAGGTCATACGGCTTTCCCCCGAGCAAGAGCCCCTCATCTACCGGGCCAGCAACCAGTTTGAGTCCATCCTGGAGAACGTGGTGGTGAACCCGGAAAGCCGCCGGGTGGAGTGGGACGACGACTCCAAGACGGAAAACACCCGCTCCTCCTACCCCCTGGCCCACCTGGAGAACGTGGTGGAGTCGGGCACCGCCGGCCACCCCAGGAACATCTTCTTCCTCTCCGCCGACGCCTACGGGGTCCTCCCCCCCATCGCCAAGCTCAGCCCCGAGCAGGCCATGTACTACTTCCTCTCCGGCTACACCGCCCGCGTGGCGGGCACCGAGCGGGGCGTGACCGAGCCCAAGGCCACCTTCTCCGCCTGCTTCGGAGCGCCTTTTCTCCCCCTACACCCCGGGGTCTACGCCCGGATGCTGGGGGAGAAGATCCAGCGCCACGCCCCTTCCGTCTGGCTGGTGAACACCGGCTGGACCGGGGGGCCCTACGGGGTCGGCCGCCGCTTCCCCCTGCCCGTGACCCGGGCCCTCCTCCAGGCCGCCCTCTCCGGGGAGCTGGAGAAGGCGGAGTTCCGCCAGGACCCCATCTTCGGCTTTTTGGTGCCCACCTCGGTGCCCGGCGTGCCTTCCGAGCTCCTCTTCCCCCGGGACACCTGGGCCGACAAGGCGGCCTACGACGAGCAGGCCCGCCGCCTCGCCCGGATGTTTGAGGAAAACTTCCAGAAGTTCGCGGAAGGGGTGGACGAGGCGGTGCGCCGGGCGGGCCCCCGGGTCCTCTAA
- a CDS encoding heme o synthase → MSRFERLAVGVLVWNTLVALWGAYVRATGSGAGCGAHWPTCNGEVLPRAPQVETLIEFTHRATSGLALLSVLALVLLAFRLFPKGHPVRFGAFLSGLFILTETLLGAGLVLFGWVAHNTTPARAVVQMIHLANTYFLLASLLLTAYFARTGTPLRLRGQGAVGWALGLGVLALLFLGMSGAVTALGDLIFPVRNSLEALERALTPGEHFLVRLRVLHPLIAVSVGLYVVLVAQLVAFLRPSPLVQRAARALLYLYGVQLLAGLVNVALKAPVWMQILHLFLAYLVWFAYFLLLAGALSRAGERLEASGVHRGSGGATWKDYLALTKPRVISLLLFTTLAAMLIAARGWPGTGLFLAVALGGYMMAGAANAINMVIDRDIDARMKRTSRRPTVTQRISSRDALLFAFALALGGFALLAWAANLLAATLALMGLIWYVLVYTLYLKRRTWQNIVIGGAAGAFPPLVGWAAVTGELNLLAWYLFALIFFWTPVHFWALALMIQDDYRAVGVPMLPVVLGERVTVVQIALYAVLTALISLMPLLLGEVGLVYLLASLVLNGLLILKAWALLNRVARPQAVSLYKYSMLYLALLFVAMALDRAL, encoded by the coding sequence ATGTCCCGGTTTGAGCGGCTTGCGGTAGGGGTCCTGGTCTGGAACACCCTGGTGGCCCTCTGGGGGGCGTACGTGCGGGCCACGGGCTCCGGGGCGGGGTGCGGGGCCCACTGGCCCACCTGCAACGGGGAGGTCCTCCCCAGAGCTCCCCAGGTGGAGACCCTGATTGAGTTCACCCACCGGGCCACGAGCGGCCTGGCCCTCCTTTCCGTTTTGGCCCTGGTCCTCCTGGCCTTCCGGCTCTTTCCCAAGGGTCATCCGGTGCGGTTCGGGGCCTTTTTGTCTGGCCTCTTCATCCTCACCGAGACCCTCCTCGGGGCGGGCCTCGTCCTCTTCGGCTGGGTGGCCCACAACACCACCCCTGCGCGGGCGGTGGTCCAGATGATCCACCTGGCCAACACCTACTTCCTCCTGGCGAGCCTCCTCCTCACCGCCTACTTCGCCCGCACCGGCACTCCCCTTCGCCTCCGGGGCCAGGGGGCGGTGGGCTGGGCCCTGGGCCTGGGGGTTTTGGCCCTCCTCTTCCTGGGCATGAGCGGGGCGGTGACCGCCCTCGGGGACCTGATCTTCCCGGTCCGAAACAGCCTCGAGGCCCTCGAGCGGGCCCTCACCCCGGGGGAGCACTTCCTGGTGCGCCTTAGGGTCCTCCACCCCCTGATCGCGGTGAGCGTGGGGCTGTACGTGGTCCTGGTGGCCCAGCTTGTGGCTTTCCTCCGGCCCAGCCCCCTGGTCCAGCGCGCCGCGCGGGCCCTCCTCTACCTCTACGGGGTCCAGCTTCTTGCCGGCCTGGTCAACGTGGCCCTGAAGGCCCCGGTCTGGATGCAGATCCTCCACCTCTTCCTGGCCTACCTGGTCTGGTTCGCCTACTTCCTCCTCCTCGCTGGGGCCCTTTCCCGGGCGGGCGAGCGCCTGGAGGCCTCCGGGGTCCACCGGGGAAGCGGGGGGGCGACCTGGAAGGACTATTTGGCCCTGACCAAACCCCGGGTGATCAGCCTCCTCCTCTTCACCACCCTGGCCGCCATGCTCATCGCGGCCCGGGGCTGGCCGGGGACGGGCCTCTTCTTGGCGGTGGCCCTGGGGGGGTACATGATGGCCGGGGCGGCCAACGCCATCAACATGGTGATTGACCGGGACATAGACGCCCGGATGAAGCGGACCTCCCGGCGGCCCACCGTGACCCAGCGGATCTCCAGCCGGGACGCCCTCCTCTTCGCCTTCGCCCTCGCCCTGGGCGGCTTCGCCCTTCTGGCCTGGGCGGCCAACCTCCTGGCCGCCACCTTGGCCCTCATGGGCCTGATCTGGTACGTGCTGGTCTACACCCTCTACCTCAAGCGCCGGACCTGGCAGAACATCGTCATCGGGGGGGCAGCGGGGGCCTTCCCGCCCCTGGTGGGCTGGGCGGCGGTGACCGGGGAGCTGAACCTCCTCGCCTGGTACCTCTTCGCCCTCATCTTCTTCTGGACCCCGGTCCACTTCTGGGCTTTGGCCCTCATGATCCAGGACGACTACCGGGCGGTGGGGGTGCCCATGCTCCCCGTGGTCCTGGGGGAGCGGGTGACGGTGGTCCAGATCGCCCTCTACGCCGTCCTCACCGCCCTGATTTCCCTGATGCCCCTGCTTCTGGGAGAGGTGGGCCTGGTCTACCTCCTGGCCAGCCTCGTCCTTAACGGTCTCCTTATCCTCAAGGCCTGGGCCCTTCTGAACCGGGTGGCCCGGCCCCAGGCGGTCTCGTTGTATAAGTACTCCATGCTCTACCTGGCCCTGCTCTTCGTGGCCATGGCCCTGGACAGGGCCCTTTAG
- the coxB gene encoding cytochrome c oxidase subunit II, whose amino-acid sequence MRRGIGALFGLGLALAEAGHQVGVLNPSSPFNREVSWLLVWVLVFAVLIFGVVAGSLAYIVLRFRAKGNEAGEPPQIHGNDRLEVVWTAIPILIVLVLFGLTAKSLVQVNKAVPGALKVEVTGYQFWWDFHYPGLDLHTSNELVLPAGVPVELELTSADVIHSFWAPGLVGKRDLIPGQKTLLHFTPEKPGNYYGVCAELCGPSHARMLFRVLVLPKEEFDRFVAEAQAYQPPVADAQGQQVFQQNCAACHNVTGKKPPVVIGPGLAFMGNRVSLGAGIVENTTEELKAWIKDPASFKPGVKMPGFPQLSEEDLDALVRYLEGLKLSGFDFKSLPRF is encoded by the coding sequence ATGAGAAGAGGGATAGGCGCGCTTTTCGGCTTAGGCTTGGCGTTGGCCGAGGCGGGGCACCAGGTCGGGGTGCTCAACCCCTCCAGCCCCTTCAACCGCGAGGTCTCCTGGCTCCTCGTCTGGGTCCTGGTCTTCGCGGTCCTCATCTTCGGGGTGGTGGCGGGGAGCCTGGCCTACATCGTCCTCCGGTTCCGGGCCAAGGGGAACGAGGCGGGGGAGCCCCCCCAGATCCACGGGAACGACCGCCTCGAGGTGGTCTGGACCGCCATCCCCATCCTGATCGTCCTGGTCCTCTTCGGCCTCACCGCCAAGAGCCTGGTCCAGGTGAACAAGGCGGTCCCGGGGGCGCTTAAGGTGGAGGTCACGGGGTACCAGTTCTGGTGGGACTTCCACTACCCCGGGCTGGACCTGCACACCTCCAACGAGCTCGTCCTCCCCGCCGGGGTCCCGGTGGAGCTGGAGCTCACTTCAGCGGACGTGATCCACTCCTTCTGGGCCCCGGGCCTCGTGGGCAAGCGGGACCTGATTCCGGGACAAAAGACCCTTCTCCACTTCACCCCCGAGAAGCCCGGCAACTACTACGGGGTCTGCGCGGAGCTCTGTGGCCCGAGCCACGCCCGGATGCTCTTCCGGGTCCTGGTCCTTCCTAAAGAGGAGTTTGACCGCTTCGTGGCTGAGGCCCAGGCCTACCAGCCCCCCGTGGCGGATGCCCAGGGCCAGCAGGTCTTCCAGCAGAACTGCGCCGCCTGCCACAACGTCACGGGCAAGAAGCCCCCGGTGGTCATCGGGCCGGGGCTGGCCTTCATGGGGAACCGGGTGTCCCTGGGGGCGGGGATCGTGGAGAACACCACAGAGGAGCTTAAGGCCTGGATCAAGGACCCCGCCTCCTTCAAGCCCGGGGTGAAGATGCCCGGCTTCCCCCAGCTTTCCGAGGAGGACCTGGACGCCTTGGTGCGGTACCTGGAGGGGCTGAAGCTCTCCGGGTTTGACTTCAAGAGCCTGCCGCGCTTCTAG
- the ctaD gene encoding cytochrome c oxidase subunit I: MAIATKPKAGVWAVLWDLLTTVDHKKIGLLYTATAFFAFALAGVFSLLIRAQLAVPNNTLLTGEQYNQILTLHGATMLFFFIIQAGLTGFGNFLVPLMLGARDVALPRVNAFSYWAFLGAIILALMSFFFPGGAPSVGWTFYYPFSVQSGSGVDFYMAAILLLGFSSLLGNANFIATIYNLRAKGMSLWKMPMYVWSVFAASVLNLFSLAGLTAATLLVLLERKIGLSWFNPAVGGDPVLFQQFFWFYSHPTVYVMLLPYLGILAEVASTFARKPLFGYKQMVWAQMGIVLLGTMVWAHHMFTVGESTIFQIAFAFFTALIAVPTGVKLFNLIGTLWGGHLQMKTPLYWVLGFIFNFLLGGITGVMLSMVPFDYHAQDSYFVVAHFHNVLMAGSAFGAFAGLYYWWPKFTGRMFDDRLGKLHFWLFLVGYLVTFLPQYALGFLGMPRRYYTYNADIAGWPELNLISTIGAFILGLGGLVWIYVMWKSLRSGEKAPENPWGGYTLEWLTASPPRAHNFDVKLPEDFPSERPLYDWQKKGLALQAEDPSHIHLPNSSFWPFYAAATLFGFFVAVAALPVPNVWMWVMLALFAYGLVRWALEDEYSHPVEHHTVTGKSNAWMGMAWFIVSEVGLFAILIAGYLYLRLSGAATPPEERPALWLALLNTFFLVSSSFTVHFAHHDLRRGRFNPFRFGLLLTIILGVLFFLLQSYEFYTFHHHSSWQENLWTAAFFTIVGLHGLHVVIGGFGLVLAYLQALRGKITLHHHGTLEAASMYWHLVDAVWLFIVVLFYIW, translated from the coding sequence ATGGCGATCGCGACCAAGCCAAAAGCGGGGGTGTGGGCGGTCCTTTGGGACCTGCTCACCACGGTGGACCACAAGAAGATCGGCCTTCTGTACACGGCCACGGCCTTCTTCGCCTTCGCCCTGGCGGGGGTCTTCTCCCTCCTCATCCGGGCCCAGCTGGCGGTGCCCAACAACACCCTTCTCACCGGGGAGCAGTACAACCAGATCCTCACCCTGCACGGGGCCACCATGCTCTTCTTCTTCATCATCCAGGCCGGGCTCACCGGCTTCGGCAACTTCCTGGTGCCCCTGATGCTGGGGGCGAGGGACGTGGCTTTGCCCCGGGTGAACGCCTTCAGCTACTGGGCCTTCCTGGGGGCCATTATCCTCGCCCTCATGAGCTTTTTCTTCCCGGGCGGGGCCCCGTCGGTGGGCTGGACCTTCTACTACCCCTTCTCCGTTCAGTCGGGGAGCGGGGTGGACTTTTACATGGCGGCCATCCTCCTCCTGGGCTTCTCCAGCCTCCTGGGCAACGCCAACTTCATCGCCACCATCTACAACCTGCGGGCCAAGGGGATGTCCCTCTGGAAGATGCCCATGTACGTTTGGAGCGTCTTCGCCGCCAGCGTCCTCAACCTCTTTTCCTTGGCGGGGCTGACCGCAGCCACGCTTTTGGTCCTCCTGGAGCGGAAGATCGGCCTCAGCTGGTTTAATCCCGCCGTCGGGGGCGACCCGGTCCTCTTCCAGCAGTTCTTCTGGTTCTACTCCCACCCCACGGTCTACGTGATGCTCCTGCCCTACCTGGGCATCCTGGCCGAGGTGGCCTCCACCTTCGCCCGGAAGCCGCTTTTCGGCTACAAGCAGATGGTCTGGGCCCAGATGGGCATCGTCCTTTTGGGGACGATGGTCTGGGCCCACCACATGTTCACCGTGGGGGAGTCCACCATCTTCCAGATCGCCTTCGCCTTCTTCACCGCCCTCATCGCCGTGCCCACCGGGGTCAAGCTCTTCAACCTGATCGGGACCCTCTGGGGCGGCCACCTGCAGATGAAGACCCCCCTCTACTGGGTCCTGGGCTTCATCTTCAACTTCCTCCTGGGCGGGATCACCGGGGTGATGCTCTCCATGGTGCCCTTTGACTACCACGCCCAGGACTCCTACTTCGTGGTGGCCCACTTCCACAACGTCCTGATGGCGGGCTCGGCCTTCGGGGCCTTCGCGGGGCTTTACTACTGGTGGCCCAAGTTCACCGGCCGGATGTTTGACGACCGGCTGGGGAAGCTCCACTTCTGGCTCTTCCTGGTGGGCTACCTGGTCACCTTCCTGCCCCAGTACGCCCTGGGCTTTTTGGGCATGCCCCGGCGGTACTACACCTACAACGCGGACATCGCCGGCTGGCCCGAGCTGAACCTCATCTCCACCATCGGGGCCTTCATCCTGGGCCTGGGCGGCCTGGTCTGGATCTACGTCATGTGGAAGAGCCTGCGCTCCGGGGAGAAGGCCCCCGAGAACCCCTGGGGCGGCTACACCCTGGAGTGGCTCACCGCCTCGCCCCCCCGGGCCCACAACTTTGACGTGAAGCTCCCCGAGGACTTCCCCTCGGAGCGGCCCCTTTACGACTGGCAGAAGAAGGGCCTGGCCCTCCAGGCGGAGGACCCCAGCCATATCCACCTGCCCAACAGCTCCTTCTGGCCCTTCTACGCCGCGGCCACCCTCTTCGGCTTCTTCGTGGCCGTGGCCGCCCTGCCCGTGCCCAACGTCTGGATGTGGGTGATGCTCGCCCTCTTCGCCTACGGCCTCGTCCGCTGGGCTCTCGAGGACGAGTACAGCCACCCGGTGGAGCACCACACGGTGACGGGCAAGTCCAACGCCTGGATGGGGATGGCCTGGTTCATCGTCTCCGAGGTGGGGCTCTTCGCCATCCTCATCGCGGGCTACCTCTACCTGCGGCTTTCCGGGGCGGCCACGCCCCCTGAGGAGCGGCCCGCCCTTTGGCTGGCCCTCCTCAACACCTTCTTCCTGGTGAGCTCCTCCTTCACCGTCCACTTCGCCCACCACGACCTCAGGCGGGGCCGGTTCAACCCCTTCCGCTTCGGCCTCCTTCTGACCATCATCCTGGGCGTCCTCTTCTTCCTGCTCCAGAGCTACGAGTTCTACACCTTCCACCACCACTCCAGCTGGCAGGAGAACCTTTGGACGGCGGCCTTCTTCACCATCGTGGGCCTGCACGGGTTGCACGTGGTGATCGGGGGGTTCGGCCTCGTCCTGGCCTACCTCCAGGCCCTCCGGGGCAAGATCACCCTGCACCACCACGGCACCCTCGAGGCCGCGAGCATGTACTGGCACCTGGTGGACGCGGTCTGGCTCTTCATCGTCGTCCTCTTCTACATCTGGTAA